In Treponema primitia ZAS-2, a genomic segment contains:
- the dmpG gene encoding 4-hydroxy-2-oxovalerate aldolase yields MANSKINIVDTTLRDGSHAVSHSFTAEQAAAVAAGLDKAGIELIEISHGDGIAGSSINYGFSKVSELDLIEAAGKVVKKAKLGVLLLPGIGTIEDLKEARERGANAVRVATHVTEADIAVQHIAWAKQAGMFTVGFLMMTHMASPETIVEQAKIFVDAGADYINLADSSGYMVPKDVRARIGALKAAISIPVGFHSHNNLGLAVANSLAAVEEGASYIDVTCRGLGAGAGNTQGEVFCAVMERLGYETGVHCYELMDLAENVVEPIMLRPQVIRTDSLMLGYAGVYSSFLLHTRKAAEKYGIAPRDILVELGKRRMVGGQEDMIVDVAYQLSQKK; encoded by the coding sequence ATGGCTAACAGTAAAATTAACATAGTAGATACCACCCTGCGGGACGGCAGCCATGCGGTGAGCCACTCCTTTACTGCGGAACAGGCGGCAGCTGTGGCAGCGGGGCTGGATAAGGCGGGGATTGAGCTTATTGAGATAAGCCACGGGGACGGCATTGCCGGCTCCTCCATTAATTACGGCTTTTCCAAGGTTTCGGAACTGGATTTGATAGAAGCCGCAGGAAAAGTGGTGAAGAAAGCCAAGCTGGGGGTCCTGCTCCTGCCGGGCATAGGAACCATCGAAGACCTGAAGGAAGCCCGGGAGCGGGGGGCCAATGCGGTCCGGGTTGCCACCCATGTGACTGAGGCGGATATTGCGGTCCAGCATATCGCCTGGGCAAAGCAGGCGGGGATGTTCACCGTGGGTTTTTTGATGATGACCCACATGGCCTCTCCTGAGACCATCGTTGAACAGGCGAAGATATTTGTGGACGCCGGGGCAGATTACATCAACCTGGCGGATTCTTCGGGCTACATGGTCCCCAAGGATGTCCGCGCCCGGATAGGGGCGCTTAAAGCGGCGATCAGTATCCCTGTGGGCTTCCACTCCCACAACAACCTGGGCCTAGCGGTAGCCAATTCCCTGGCGGCGGTGGAAGAAGGGGCCTCGTACATTGACGTTACCTGCCGGGGCCTGGGCGCTGGCGCCGGGAATACCCAGGGCGAGGTTTTCTGCGCGGTGATGGAACGGCTGGGCTACGAAACCGGGGTACACTGTTACGAGCTCATGGATCTGGCGGAGAATGTGGTGGAGCCTATAATGCTGCGGCCCCAGGTGATACGCACCGATTCTCTCATGTTGGGGTACGCTGGGGTTTACTCCAGCTTCCTCCTCCATACCAGAAAAGCTGCGGAAAAGTACGGCATAGCCCCCCGGGATATCCTGGTGGAGCTGGGGAAACGCCGCATGGTGGGCGGCCAGGAAGACATGATCGTGGATGTGGCCTATCAGTTGTCCCAGAAAAAGTAA
- a CDS encoding acetaldehyde dehydrogenase (acetylating), with protein sequence MEKIKVGIIGPGNIGSDLMYKVIKSKHLQMHMMTGIVESEGIKRAAGLGFKTSIKGVDAVAEDPEIKFVFDATSAKAHIHNSAILKAAGKIAIDMTPAAVGPYVVPCVNLDKLTDEVDFNMVTCGGQATVPIAHAINRAADAEYVEIVSCISSKSAGPGTRANIDEFTETTSKALRVVGGADRSKAIIVLNPADPPLLMTNTVYALVKNPDEKRITESVNDIVREVQSYVPGYRLRLPPVIEGNKVTVIVEVQGAGDFLPPYSGNLDIINQAAVAVAEKLAVKMLGVK encoded by the coding sequence ATGGAAAAAATAAAGGTTGGAATCATCGGGCCGGGTAATATCGGCAGCGATTTGATGTATAAGGTTATAAAGAGCAAACACCTGCAAATGCACATGATGACCGGCATCGTGGAATCCGAGGGCATTAAGCGGGCTGCGGGCCTGGGCTTTAAGACCTCCATCAAGGGTGTGGACGCCGTGGCGGAGGACCCGGAGATTAAATTTGTTTTCGATGCCACCAGCGCCAAAGCCCATATCCACAATTCAGCTATTCTCAAGGCCGCCGGGAAGATCGCCATTGACATGACCCCCGCCGCTGTGGGCCCCTATGTGGTGCCCTGTGTGAACCTGGACAAACTCACCGACGAGGTGGACTTCAACATGGTCACCTGCGGCGGCCAGGCCACGGTGCCCATCGCCCATGCTATTAACCGGGCGGCTGACGCAGAGTACGTGGAGATCGTTTCCTGTATTTCCTCCAAAAGCGCAGGTCCCGGCACCAGGGCGAACATCGACGAATTTACCGAAACCACCTCCAAGGCCCTACGGGTGGTAGGCGGAGCGGATCGCAGTAAAGCTATCATTGTGCTGAACCCTGCGGACCCGCCCCTGCTGATGACCAATACGGTCTATGCCCTGGTGAAAAACCCCGACGAAAAGCGGATCACCGAATCGGTGAACGATATTGTCCGGGAAGTGCAGAGTTATGTGCCGGGATACCGGCTGCGGCTTCCCCCGGTGATCGAAGGCAATAAGGTCACCGTAATAGTGGAGGTCCAGGGCGCCGGGGACTTCCTCCCCCCCTATTCGGGGAACCTGGACATTATCAACCAGGCCGCAGTGGCGGTGGCGGAAAAACTGGCGGTAAAAATGCTGGGGGTAAAGTAG
- a CDS encoding 2-keto-4-pentenoate hydratase, whose product MEAGKIAAYAAQLFDAERNRKSIAPLTNQDAGITVDDAYHIQLENVKKVLALGHTISGKKIGLTSEGIQKQFAVNEPDYGHLYAAMDCKDGNINTGALLQPKIEGEIAFILKADLAGGKVTRDDVLKATDYVVASFEIVDSRIADWKIKLPDTIADNASSGRYVLSSRKFKLSEVDLPKVSMKLFKNQGELVGEGTGAAVLGDPCISVAWLANRLWTYGVTLKAGEVILSGAFSAAPVAVKGDSFRAEFSTLGTVEARFV is encoded by the coding sequence ATGGAAGCCGGAAAAATCGCCGCCTATGCGGCCCAGCTTTTTGACGCGGAACGGAACCGTAAGTCCATAGCCCCTCTGACAAATCAGGATGCGGGTATCACTGTTGATGACGCCTATCACATACAGTTGGAAAATGTGAAAAAGGTCCTGGCTCTGGGGCACACTATCTCTGGCAAAAAAATCGGCCTCACCTCCGAAGGCATCCAGAAACAGTTCGCTGTCAATGAACCCGACTACGGCCACCTCTATGCAGCCATGGACTGTAAGGACGGTAACATAAACACTGGGGCCCTGCTCCAGCCCAAGATTGAAGGGGAGATAGCCTTCATCCTCAAGGCGGACCTTGCGGGGGGCAAAGTGACCAGGGATGATGTGCTTAAAGCCACAGACTATGTGGTGGCCTCCTTTGAAATCGTGGACAGCCGTATCGCGGACTGGAAGATCAAGCTCCCTGACACTATTGCTGACAATGCCTCATCCGGGCGCTATGTCCTGAGCAGCAGGAAGTTTAAACTCAGCGAAGTGGACCTCCCCAAGGTAAGCATGAAGCTCTTCAAAAACCAGGGCGAGCTGGTAGGGGAGGGCACGGGCGCGGCGGTCCTGGGTGACCCCTGCATTTCCGTGGCCTGGCTGGCGAACCGCCTCTGGACCTACGGGGTAACCCTGAAAGCCGGGGAAGTGATCCTCTCTGGGGCCTTCTCCGCCGCGCCGGTGGCTGTCAAAGGCGATAGTTTCAGGGCGGAATTTTCTACCCTGGGAACGGTGGAAGCGCGGTTTGTGTAG
- a CDS encoding alpha/beta fold hydrolase, translated as MAEQRPEIANNIQTGSFKTNYHDLGQGFPVTLLHGSGPGVTAWANWGKLFPLLKDDFRIIAPDLSGFGFTERLPGRVETMNGWVEQTIDLLDALKIEKTNLVGNSFGGALALSLAIKYPQRVNKLVLMGAMGVSFPITYGLDQVWGYEPSVEHMEELLEIFTYNHSFATKELIKTRYESSIQPGFQESFHALFPEPRQKGVEAMAGNQQFIRNIPHQTLIVHGREDRVIPLDNSYKLLQLIDNAQLHVFGKCGHWTQIERTKEFADLIRPFFKA; from the coding sequence ATGGCTGAACAAAGACCCGAAATTGCGAATAATATCCAAACAGGTTCATTCAAAACTAATTACCACGATCTGGGCCAGGGCTTTCCGGTAACCCTGCTCCACGGCTCGGGCCCTGGGGTTACCGCCTGGGCAAACTGGGGGAAGCTTTTCCCCTTACTAAAGGACGATTTCCGGATTATTGCCCCGGATCTTTCCGGTTTTGGCTTTACCGAGCGCCTTCCGGGCCGGGTGGAAACCATGAACGGCTGGGTCGAGCAGACCATCGACCTTCTGGACGCCCTTAAAATCGAAAAAACCAACCTGGTGGGCAATTCTTTCGGGGGCGCCCTGGCCCTTTCCCTGGCTATCAAGTATCCCCAGCGGGTAAACAAGCTGGTCCTCATGGGCGCCATGGGGGTGAGCTTCCCCATTACCTACGGCCTGGACCAGGTTTGGGGCTACGAGCCTTCGGTGGAGCACATGGAGGAGCTGCTGGAAATCTTTACCTATAACCACAGCTTTGCTACCAAGGAACTGATCAAGACCCGCTACGAATCCAGCATTCAGCCGGGTTTCCAGGAGAGCTTCCACGCCCTGTTTCCCGAGCCCCGGCAAAAGGGGGTGGAGGCCATGGCGGGAAACCAGCAGTTTATCCGCAATATCCCCCACCAGACCCTGATCGTTCATGGCCGGGAAGACCGGGTTATCCCCCTGGACAATTCCTACAAGCTGCTCCAATTAATTGACAACGCCCAGCTCCATGTGTTCGGCAAGTGCGGCCACTGGACTCAGATAGAGCGTACCAAGGAATTCGCAGACCTGATCCGTCCCTTCTTCAAGGCTTAA
- a CDS encoding FadR/GntR family transcriptional regulator, producing the protein MYNIEKLKTESLRTQVYIKLKEQLLRGVWKEGEKLPAEHALCALFGVSRVTVRGALQQLEILGLVETKQGGGTFVKNFSSIEGVDTFHPVMQIQRNQDLITILEYRKIIEKGSAGMAQERVTPEDIASLEGIYQIMMDTVEDLKTFSEADLAFHYRIAEITRNPIIIKVYGLITEMLSVAMEDIVRQLGRRDGLTYHRALIDALKKGDKAKTESIMEEHIEVTIKRIQESDEFEEDALWSGSL; encoded by the coding sequence ATGTACAATATTGAGAAGCTTAAAACTGAATCACTCCGTACCCAAGTATATATCAAGCTCAAAGAGCAGCTTTTGCGGGGGGTATGGAAAGAGGGGGAAAAGCTTCCCGCGGAGCACGCACTCTGCGCCCTGTTTGGGGTAAGTCGGGTAACCGTCCGAGGGGCCTTACAGCAGTTGGAAATTCTGGGGCTGGTGGAAACAAAACAGGGGGGCGGTACCTTTGTAAAGAATTTTTCTTCAATAGAGGGGGTGGATACCTTTCATCCGGTTATGCAGATCCAGAGGAATCAGGACCTCATAACCATCCTGGAATACCGGAAGATCATCGAAAAAGGCTCCGCAGGAATGGCCCAGGAACGGGTAACCCCCGAAGATATAGCCTCCCTGGAGGGAATTTATCAAATTATGATGGATACGGTGGAGGATCTTAAGACTTTTAGCGAGGCAGACCTGGCTTTTCATTACCGTATCGCCGAAATAACCAGGAATCCTATCATTATTAAGGTATATGGACTGATAACCGAGATGCTTTCGGTGGCCATGGAGGATATAGTCCGGCAGTTGGGTCGCCGGGACGGTCTGACCTACCACCGGGCCCTGATTGATGCCCTGAAAAAAGGGGATAAGGCCAAAACCGAGTCGATCATGGAAGAACATATAGAAGTTACCATTAAACGAATCCAGGAAAGTGACGAATTTGAAGAAGATGCCCTTTGGAGCGGATCCCTGTAA
- a CDS encoding sugar phosphate isomerase/epimerase family protein, with the protein MKLSILPVSFFAKINAGEISIAEWAAHAQKLGVDGYDISIMFIPNHTATLINRLKEESKNAGITIQPFMVCTYPDFTNPDALERDRQIDYLKRDIALVSDLGFQYMRITAGMNHPGLGIEEGAKRCVDCFSKVTDTAQKYGVKLVFENHSKPGAWPLIDFSFNPEAFLAVAEKIQDLPVGINFDTANAVACGANAVELLQKVIKKVWTVHLNDTSTVGKWTPIQIGQGLVDYDGIFKVLKDNKFDGWVAIEEASGNGWKGIDDAVAFARKYV; encoded by the coding sequence ATGAAATTAAGCATATTGCCGGTTTCATTTTTTGCAAAAATAAACGCCGGGGAAATTTCCATTGCCGAATGGGCCGCCCATGCCCAGAAGCTGGGGGTGGATGGATACGACATCAGTATCATGTTTATACCCAATCATACCGCCACCCTTATCAACCGTTTAAAGGAAGAAAGCAAAAATGCAGGGATTACCATACAGCCCTTCATGGTATGTACCTACCCCGATTTTACCAATCCCGATGCCCTGGAGCGGGACCGACAAATCGACTACCTCAAACGGGATATTGCCCTGGTATCGGACCTGGGTTTCCAGTATATGCGAATTACCGCAGGGATGAACCACCCCGGCCTGGGAATAGAAGAGGGGGCCAAACGATGCGTGGACTGTTTTTCCAAGGTTACCGATACAGCCCAAAAATACGGGGTCAAACTGGTATTTGAGAATCATTCCAAACCCGGCGCCTGGCCTTTGATCGACTTTTCCTTCAATCCCGAAGCCTTCCTTGCGGTGGCCGAAAAAATACAGGACCTGCCTGTGGGCATCAATTTTGACACCGCCAATGCCGTAGCCTGCGGGGCAAATGCGGTTGAGCTTTTGCAGAAGGTAATTAAAAAAGTATGGACCGTCCATCTGAACGATACTTCCACAGTCGGCAAATGGACACCCATTCAGATTGGCCAGGGACTGGTGGACTATGACGGAATATTTAAAGTGCTAAAAGACAATAAGTTTGACGGCTGGGTAGCCATCGAAGAGGCCAGTGGAAACGGCTGGAAGGGAATTGATGATGCCGTGGCCTTTGCCCGTAAGTATGTGTGA
- a CDS encoding TRAP transporter substrate-binding protein, whose translation MKSIWKKTIVLVSLLSLAFFMSTCSKKEAPSTSARPTYVFKVATAGQPGDSLDSSLKLFLKLVNERTNGAVTGEVYAASQLGNHRDYIDGLQMGSLQVAEITAAVLSTVAPKFSIFDLPYISRSPQALYDILDGEAGDILTKHIMDVAQIRTIGWMVRTPRHVYSAKGPINTVADFRNLKIRTMESAPMLKAMTLFNAKATPIPTAERYMALQTGVVEAAENNVAEIYNCKEFEVTKYLSKTAHLVTPNIICIGTKFLESLPADYQQIIIEAGREAGAFGTQFEINGEKDFEEKLVSEGKMIVNEVPDKSSFTGVLAPLYAEYTPTIGQDLITLFQKQ comes from the coding sequence ATGAAAAGTATATGGAAAAAAACTATCGTTCTTGTATCTCTTTTATCCCTTGCGTTTTTTATGAGCACCTGTTCAAAAAAGGAGGCGCCATCCACTTCAGCCCGGCCTACCTATGTTTTTAAAGTCGCCACTGCCGGTCAGCCCGGGGACAGTCTTGATTCAAGCCTGAAACTATTCCTCAAGCTGGTGAACGAACGGACCAACGGTGCGGTCACCGGGGAAGTATATGCCGCCTCACAACTGGGAAATCACCGGGATTATATCGACGGGCTGCAGATGGGGAGCCTTCAGGTAGCGGAGATAACAGCCGCCGTACTGTCCACGGTGGCGCCCAAGTTCTCTATTTTTGATCTGCCCTATATTTCAAGGTCCCCCCAGGCACTTTACGATATTCTTGATGGTGAAGCCGGGGATATCCTGACCAAGCATATTATGGACGTAGCCCAGATTCGCACCATCGGCTGGATGGTCAGAACTCCCCGGCATGTCTACAGCGCCAAGGGTCCCATTAACACCGTAGCCGATTTCAGAAACCTCAAGATCCGTACCATGGAAAGTGCGCCCATGCTGAAGGCCATGACCCTTTTCAATGCCAAAGCCACCCCCATCCCTACTGCTGAGCGCTATATGGCCCTTCAGACCGGTGTAGTTGAAGCTGCGGAAAACAATGTTGCGGAAATTTACAACTGCAAGGAATTTGAAGTTACCAAGTACCTTTCCAAGACCGCCCACCTGGTGACCCCGAATATTATTTGCATCGGGACCAAGTTCTTGGAGAGCCTGCCTGCAGACTATCAGCAGATCATTATTGAAGCCGGCCGGGAGGCAGGTGCTTTCGGTACCCAGTTTGAAATCAACGGCGAAAAGGATTTTGAGGAAAAACTGGTCAGCGAAGGCAAGATGATTGTTAATGAAGTTCCGGATAAGAGCAGCTTCACCGGTGTCCTTGCGCCGCTCTATGCAGAATATACGCCCACCATCGGCCAGGATCTTATAACGCTGTTCCAGAAACAGTAA
- a CDS encoding TRAP transporter small permease, whose translation MEKLIHIIFDVIIGFIIKIIGAVMITAVLLQIAFRYLPFSGMTWTEELGRLTFVWFCLLSTAVTFVKGQHLAIDYFYLKWNKTVQTIMTYVSWLLILTFSGVVSFQGFKLLEMVGKQRSPVLRLSFFWFYLSVPVGCGLIVLFTVLTIIDNLFLKGKITRSVSADETGTQAIN comes from the coding sequence TTGGAAAAGCTTATCCATATCATTTTTGATGTTATTATCGGATTCATTATCAAAATAATCGGGGCAGTTATGATTACTGCGGTACTGCTGCAGATCGCCTTCCGGTATCTCCCCTTTTCCGGAATGACTTGGACAGAGGAACTAGGGCGTCTGACCTTCGTCTGGTTCTGCCTGCTTTCCACAGCGGTTACTTTTGTTAAGGGTCAGCATCTTGCCATTGACTATTTCTATCTGAAATGGAATAAAACGGTTCAGACTATTATGACCTATGTCTCCTGGCTTTTGATCCTTACGTTTTCAGGGGTGGTTTCCTTTCAAGGTTTTAAATTGCTGGAAATGGTCGGCAAGCAGCGTTCCCCCGTCCTTCGGCTCTCTTTTTTCTGGTTTTATCTTTCGGTCCCCGTGGGGTGTGGTTTAATTGTACTGTTTACCGTTCTGACTATTATTGACAACCTTTTCCTTAAGGGGAAAATTACCAGATCTGTTTCGGCGGACGAGACAGGAACGCAAGCTATCAATTAG
- a CDS encoding TRAP transporter large permease: MITNILLLTLVVFAMLVVMIVIKVPISFALGIATLGGVVLVSNLPLMVIAQRMFVGLDSFTLLAIPLFMLTGQIMAMGGVTRDLMNLSMVFVGWMRGGLAYVNIVASMIFAGITGTASSDTASLGGILIPTMIERKFDKDFTVAVTATSSTIGIMIPPSIPMVLYAIASGTSIGQLFLGGVVPGIIVGFGLMSVSAVISKKRNYPAEKRYPFKESVKICVRSLPALGTVVIIIGGIISGFFTPTEAAGVACFYTTMLGLFYYKELKVKQIPNLIYQGAMTVGLVALMIASASALGWFFTSQGVPRAIANGLMAATQSKVIILLLINAVLLFVGCWMDLAPAVTLFTPILLPVAVAVGVDPVHFGIIMVVNLAIGLFTPPVGVCLFISCGIAKIAITDVLKAFIPFFLVMMIILMLITFVPQISLFLPSLLMRN; this comes from the coding sequence ATGATAACTAATATCCTGCTTCTTACCCTTGTGGTATTTGCCATGTTAGTGGTGATGATCGTCATCAAAGTTCCTATTTCTTTCGCCCTTGGTATTGCCACACTGGGGGGAGTTGTCCTGGTGAGTAATTTGCCCCTCATGGTAATTGCTCAGCGGATGTTTGTCGGTCTTGATTCCTTTACACTCCTGGCTATACCCCTGTTCATGCTTACCGGTCAGATCATGGCTATGGGCGGAGTTACCAGAGACTTAATGAACCTGTCCATGGTTTTTGTCGGATGGATGCGGGGTGGGCTTGCCTATGTAAACATTGTGGCCAGTATGATATTCGCAGGTATCACCGGTACCGCCTCTTCTGATACCGCCTCCTTGGGGGGAATTCTCATCCCCACGATGATAGAACGTAAATTTGACAAGGACTTTACTGTAGCAGTAACCGCCACATCCTCCACCATCGGCATCATGATACCCCCGAGCATACCCATGGTACTCTATGCCATAGCATCCGGTACTTCCATCGGTCAGCTCTTTCTGGGAGGCGTTGTCCCGGGTATTATTGTCGGATTCGGGCTCATGTCGGTAAGCGCAGTTATTTCCAAAAAACGCAATTATCCGGCGGAAAAACGGTACCCTTTTAAAGAAAGCGTTAAGATCTGTGTCCGCAGCCTTCCTGCGCTGGGAACCGTGGTTATCATCATTGGCGGAATTATCAGCGGGTTCTTTACACCCACCGAAGCTGCGGGAGTTGCCTGTTTTTACACGACCATGTTAGGTCTCTTCTATTACAAAGAACTGAAAGTTAAACAGATACCCAATCTGATTTACCAGGGGGCAATGACCGTAGGCCTGGTAGCACTGATGATCGCTTCTGCAAGTGCCCTTGGCTGGTTCTTTACCTCCCAGGGTGTTCCCCGGGCCATTGCAAACGGCCTGATGGCTGCCACCCAGAGTAAAGTCATCATCCTCCTCTTGATCAACGCAGTTCTGCTTTTTGTGGGCTGCTGGATGGACCTTGCCCCGGCGGTTACTCTCTTTACCCCCATCCTGCTTCCTGTGGCGGTGGCGGTCGGCGTGGACCCCGTGCACTTTGGTATCATCATGGTGGTAAACCTCGCCATTGGCCTATTTACGCCCCCCGTAGGAGTCTGTCTGTTCATATCCTGCGGTATCGCGAAGATCGCCATAACCGATGTGCTTAAGGCATTTATACCCTTTTTCCTGGTTATGATGATTATTCTGATGTTGATCACCTTTGTTCCCCAGATTTCTCTGTTTCTTCCCAGCCTGTTGATGAGGAATTAA
- a CDS encoding uroporphyrinogen decarboxylase family protein, translated as MSETPRERVRKTINHQEPEVPAIDFCSTTSSGISIFAYLDLKEHLGMDPGEDPVLFDIFLCLADPSPAMLDHFGGDILQLKRYAPNFGIKLADWKKWKLHNGKNVLVPGGFNPKPDSKGGLIIENAKGIGVARMPENGFYFDLIHFPYKNIEDEDEIDTLELQGVSDEEIDYLAKESKRLYEETDKAVVFPFGGRLVEAGLFGWGFEEFLVQLMSNPEMIHRYFERLTDIYINDIDRILSKCNDYIDIFRFVDDLGTQISLMMSLDTYRDVVKPYHKRMFQFIKQKYPKQKIATHCCGSIFPIIPDLIDAGVDILNPVQISAKNMDPVQLKKEYGKDIVFWGGAANMQFTVPNGTLEEIRKETEYLTKVFMKDGGFIFNPVHNIQANVSPEKISAIYDVALQYRR; from the coding sequence ATGTCTGAAACACCCCGTGAACGGGTACGAAAAACCATTAACCACCAGGAACCTGAAGTTCCGGCTATTGATTTTTGCTCCACCACATCAAGTGGAATAAGTATCTTTGCCTACCTTGATCTTAAGGAACATCTGGGCATGGATCCCGGGGAGGACCCCGTATTGTTTGATATCTTTCTGTGTCTGGCAGATCCTTCCCCGGCAATGCTCGACCATTTTGGTGGCGATATCCTACAGCTTAAACGGTATGCCCCAAATTTTGGGATCAAACTGGCGGACTGGAAAAAGTGGAAACTGCATAACGGAAAAAACGTTCTGGTTCCCGGGGGGTTCAATCCAAAACCCGATAGCAAGGGTGGGTTGATTATTGAAAATGCTAAAGGTATCGGCGTTGCCAGGATGCCGGAAAATGGATTCTATTTTGACCTCATCCACTTCCCTTATAAGAATATAGAGGATGAGGATGAGATCGATACCCTTGAACTACAGGGCGTCTCGGATGAAGAAATTGATTATCTGGCCAAGGAAAGCAAACGGCTCTATGAAGAAACCGATAAGGCCGTTGTATTCCCCTTCGGCGGGCGTCTGGTAGAGGCGGGACTGTTCGGCTGGGGTTTCGAAGAATTCCTGGTGCAGCTCATGTCCAATCCTGAAATGATACACCGGTATTTTGAACGGCTCACGGATATTTATATTAATGATATTGACCGCATCCTGTCCAAGTGCAACGATTATATCGACATTTTCCGTTTTGTGGATGATTTGGGGACCCAGATATCCCTGATGATGTCCCTGGACACCTACCGGGATGTGGTCAAACCGTATCACAAACGGATGTTTCAGTTCATCAAGCAAAAGTACCCCAAGCAAAAAATTGCCACCCATTGCTGCGGCTCAATCTTCCCGATAATTCCGGATCTGATTGATGCGGGAGTAGATATTCTGAACCCAGTACAGATCTCTGCAAAAAATATGGACCCGGTACAGTTAAAAAAGGAATACGGCAAAGACATTGTATTTTGGGGCGGAGCGGCAAATATGCAGTTCACGGTCCCCAACGGAACCTTGGAGGAAATCCGAAAAGAAACCGAGTATCTTACCAAGGTTTTTATGAAAGACGGCGGATTTATATTTAATCCTGTACATAACATTCAAGCAAATGTAAGTCCGGAAAAAATAAGCGCCATTTATGATGTGGCCCTTCAGTATCGGCGGTAA
- a CDS encoding transketolase → MLKPEEKKDLQKIALQLRYDLVEMIGIGAAGHLGGSCSLAETIALLYFHKMNFSADRLKDPNRDRLVLSKGHAALIQYAALCEARCFPREELKRVKTLGGLLQGHPDMSIPGLEAVTGSLGQGLSISLGIALALRLNKSPARVYTIMGDGEQSEGQLWEAAMAVANFKLDNLTAFIDYNQVQATGPTKDVFNIPELDKKWSAFGWNVINAKGHDVENILEAVEKAETLKGKPSVIILETIKGKGFSFAEGNPAYHNGTFTEETYKQALKELDAVKAGL, encoded by the coding sequence ATGTTAAAACCGGAAGAAAAAAAGGATCTCCAAAAAATAGCCCTTCAGCTGCGCTATGATTTGGTTGAAATGATCGGCATTGGCGCTGCGGGCCATTTGGGTGGATCATGCTCATTGGCGGAGACAATAGCGTTGCTATATTTCCACAAGATGAATTTCAGCGCAGATCGCCTGAAGGACCCGAACCGGGACCGGCTGGTGCTTTCCAAGGGCCATGCGGCGCTTATTCAATACGCAGCGCTCTGCGAAGCCCGCTGTTTTCCCCGGGAAGAGCTGAAACGGGTAAAGACCCTGGGGGGGCTGCTCCAGGGGCATCCGGACATGTCAATTCCCGGCCTGGAAGCTGTAACCGGCTCCCTGGGGCAGGGTCTATCCATTTCCCTGGGAATTGCCCTGGCATTACGGCTTAACAAAAGCCCCGCCCGGGTATACACCATCATGGGTGACGGGGAACAGTCCGAAGGGCAGCTTTGGGAAGCGGCCATGGCGGTGGCAAATTTCAAGCTTGATAATTTGACTGCTTTTATTGACTATAACCAGGTTCAGGCCACCGGCCCCACCAAGGATGTATTCAATATTCCTGAGCTTGATAAAAAATGGAGCGCCTTCGGGTGGAACGTTATTAACGCTAAGGGACACGATGTTGAAAATATTTTGGAGGCCGTGGAAAAGGCAGAAACCCTTAAGGGAAAACCTTCGGTCATAATCCTTGAAACCATTAAGGGCAAGGGCTTCTCCTTTGCAGAGGGAAACCCTGCGTATCACAACGGAACCTTCACAGAAGAAACCTACAAACAGGCGCTCAAAGAACTGGACGCAGTAAAGGCAGGATTATAA